From a single Silene latifolia isolate original U9 population chromosome 6, ASM4854445v1, whole genome shotgun sequence genomic region:
- the LOC141587807 gene encoding F-box/kelch-repeat protein At3g23880-like, with translation MLTELLRRMQRAGKSKESSSSSIMDHSFDFKYLPPEIWRHILSNLPVKTLIRFRCVCKSWCSIIDHPDLVYALKRPKINSNTCKIFALELLELEHHLGVACFLKDNKGYTLNKTVHIFDSCDCYFIVGRCNELFLTWCFVNEGNIDEGYFRKQMSLWNPSIRKSLLLPPCPLHSRTYLFGFAPCSKDYKVIAISYGPSEVISPTKMSVAVYTLSDQQWTVRNDGLDISISDIKSITLGSFIIPPEAFYFEGAAHWIGGKPGYQSPHLVSFNFDSEKFTFMEIPAASDEPETIRFLFLLEESLALLSISRISFRIWVMEQGRGKGVWTKWYSSDYDVYDLFFNDGKNSIVLYHESDDGRFFIFGDKSYNISTGEIRGLDSMITCVNLGVYTESLVLWKGYGAENMTSLP, from the coding sequence ATGTTAACTGAACTTCTAAGGCGAATGCAAAGAGCTGGAAAAAGCAAAGAATCCTCATCGTCATCGATCATGGATCATAGTTTCGACTTCAAGTACTTGCCTCCGGAAATTTGGAGACATATTCTCTCAAACTTACCGGTGAAAACCCTAATAAGATTCAGGTGCGTCTGTAAATCTTGGTGCTCCATTATTGATCACCCTGACTTGGTTTATGCGCTTAAACGACCCAAAATAAATTCAAACACGTGTAAAATATTTGCCCTTGAGCTGTTGGAATTGGAACATCATCTTGGAGTAGCATGCTTCTTGAAAGATAATAAGGGTTACACTCTTAATAAAACTGTTCATATTTTCGACAGTTGCGATTGTTACTTTATAGTAGGGAGGTGTAATGAGTTGTTTTTAACGTGGTGCTTTGTTAATGAGGGCAATATAGACGAAGGTTATTTTCGAAAACAAATGAGTCTGTGGAACCCTTCTATTAGAAAATCATTGTTATTGCCTCCTTGTCCGTTGCACAGTCGTACATATTTATTTGGATTCGCGCCTTGTAGTAAGGACTATAAAGTTATTGCGATTTCATACGGACCATCCGAGGTTATATCGCCTACAAAGATGAGTGTTGCAGTTTATACACTCAGTGATCAACAATGGACTGTTAGAAATGATGGCCTGGATATCAGCATTAGCGACATTAAGAGTATTACGTTGGGTTCATTTATTATACCGCCAGAAGCTTTCTACTTTGAAGGGGCTGCACATTGGATTGGAGGTAAACCTGGTTATCAATCACCTCATCTTGTTTCGTTTAACTTTGATTCGGAAAAATTCACTTTTATGGAAATCCCAGCTGCTTCGGACGAACCAGAGACAATAAGGTTTTTGTTTCTTCTAGAGGAGTCATTAGCGCTTCTCAGCATTTCTCGTATAAGTTTCAGAATATGGGTGATGGAGCAGGGGAGAGGTAAGGGGGTGTGGACTAAATGGTATTCTTCGGATTATGATGTTTATGATTTATTCTTTAACGACGGGAAAAATTCAATTGTACTCTATCATGAGAGTGATGATGGAAGATTTTTCATTTTTGGGGATAAATCGTATAATATTTCTACTGGCGAAATAAGGGGACTTGACTCAATGATCACATGTGTGAATTTGGGAGTGTATACGGAGAGCTTGGTGTTATGGAAAGGATACGGAGCTGAGAATATGACGTCTTTACCATAA